The Streptomyces sp. NBC_00670 genome window below encodes:
- a CDS encoding type IV secretory system conjugative DNA transfer family protein, translating to MRPGDRGHQQGGQYDDGNANGGRGGVPDGLLIGILLFLLGTTVLVWTATGLSGLFSAGGWPHAVTFSRTPLAMRHLMSHPHDVRGAWPDTPADQLSGYGLFWGLFIAQLMILFVLTVFVMGTWTRWRAVRAGRREMRGVAPEAPVQRAASSGPVGPAAPSGQAGPVVGPAGPLAQAPAPVEQAVPASPTPPTAPPAPGVPAPRPAVDDTATTGDDSPATPGPGASGPGAAGPVPAAVAAPGGWEHPSVLLGHADSRRPAAVQAVRDAAGPALVVTSDPTLWAETKDARAKLGPVLLYDPSHLCDTPARLHWSPSAGCEEKTTAKARAEALLAPVRPTAKMDQALADTAETLLRCYLHAAAVDGRTVRHLHRWAQGTGVQEAVRALRTNPKASPGTAGELEAALTSHPDRRDMAQELTARALSSLFTVNIREACTPNRSDALALDSFANEGGTLYVVGEPIEDPRQHPGAMPLLTALVAHVVERGRRMAERSSAGRLDPPLALVLEDVAAVAPLPQLPDLLDAGADRGLPTLALLRSREQLRSRWPRYQLPV from the coding sequence ATGAGACCGGGAGACCGCGGTCACCAGCAGGGCGGACAGTACGACGACGGCAACGCGAACGGCGGCCGGGGCGGCGTCCCCGACGGGCTGCTCATAGGAATTCTGCTGTTCCTGCTCGGCACGACGGTGCTGGTGTGGACGGCCACGGGCCTTTCCGGCCTGTTCAGCGCCGGCGGCTGGCCGCACGCCGTGACGTTCTCGCGCACCCCGCTGGCGATGCGGCACCTCATGAGCCACCCGCACGACGTCCGGGGCGCCTGGCCGGACACCCCGGCGGACCAGCTCTCCGGGTACGGGCTGTTCTGGGGCCTGTTCATCGCCCAGCTGATGATCCTGTTCGTCCTGACGGTGTTCGTCATGGGCACGTGGACGAGATGGCGAGCGGTACGGGCCGGGCGGCGGGAGATGCGGGGGGTGGCGCCGGAGGCGCCGGTGCAGCGGGCGGCTTCCTCGGGGCCCGTGGGGCCAGCGGCTCCTTCGGGACAGGCGGGGCCCGTTGTCGGGCCTGCTGGGCCCTTGGCGCAGGCGCCTGCTCCGGTGGAACAGGCGGTACCGGCCTCGCCTACGCCACCGACCGCACCGCCGGCGCCCGGGGTGCCGGCCCCACGTCCAGCGGTGGACGACACAGCGACGACAGGGGACGACAGCCCGGCGACGCCGGGGCCCGGGGCTTCGGGCCCCGGGGCGGCCGGCCCGGTCCCCGCGGCGGTGGCCGCGCCCGGCGGCTGGGAGCACCCCTCGGTCCTCCTCGGCCACGCCGATTCCCGGCGCCCCGCGGCCGTCCAGGCCGTACGGGACGCCGCGGGCCCCGCCCTCGTCGTCACCTCTGACCCCACGCTGTGGGCGGAGACCAAGGACGCCCGCGCCAAGCTCGGCCCCGTACTCCTCTACGACCCCTCACACCTGTGTGACACCCCGGCCCGGCTCCACTGGTCCCCCTCGGCCGGCTGCGAGGAGAAGACGACGGCGAAGGCCCGCGCGGAGGCGCTCCTCGCCCCCGTCCGCCCCACCGCCAAGATGGACCAGGCCCTCGCGGACACCGCCGAGACCCTGCTGCGCTGCTATCTGCACGCCGCCGCGGTGGACGGCCGCACCGTCCGCCACCTCCACCGCTGGGCCCAGGGCACCGGCGTCCAGGAGGCCGTACGAGCACTGCGGACGAACCCCAAGGCCTCCCCCGGCACGGCCGGCGAACTCGAGGCCGCCCTCACCTCGCACCCCGACCGCCGTGACATGGCACAGGAGTTGACGGCCCGCGCACTGTCCTCACTGTTCACGGTCAATATCCGCGAGGCCTGCACTCCCAACCGAAGTGACGCCCTCGCCTTGGATTCCTTCGCCAACGAAGGGGGAACGCTTTATGTGGTCGGTGAACCCATCGAGGACCCCAGGCAGCATCCCGGCGCGATGCCCCTGCTGACGGCCCTCGTCGCACACGTGGTCGAGCGCGGCCGCCGCATGGCCGAACGGTCATCCGCCGGTCGCCTCGACCCACCACTTGCCCTCGTCCTCGAGGACGTGGCGGCGGTGGCCCCCCTCCCCCAGCTGCCGGACCTCCTGGACGCGGGGGCCGACCGCGGCCTCCCCACCCTCGCCCTGCTCCGCTCCCGCGAACAGCTCCGCTCCCGCTGGCCGCGCTATCAGCTCCCGGTGTAG
- a CDS encoding GNAT family N-acetyltransferase yields MKHVIRPIRTDEWPAVKRLRLEALQDPLAHLAFLETYENAVARPDAYWQERTSTAAEGTLERQQFIAEGPDGEWDGSVTVMVEAAGTEDFLGQVVERDQGHLVGVFVRPEQRGSGLAGALFDAALDWSWGLGLHRVRLFVHEDNGRAEAFYRKAGFVPTGVTGPVPGDTGHREREFVMRRSASGAYTGS; encoded by the coding sequence ATGAAGCACGTGATCCGACCCATACGTACCGATGAGTGGCCGGCCGTGAAGCGGTTGCGGCTCGAGGCGTTGCAGGACCCGCTGGCCCATCTCGCCTTTCTGGAGACGTACGAGAACGCCGTCGCGAGGCCGGATGCCTATTGGCAGGAGCGGACGTCGACCGCGGCGGAAGGGACGCTCGAGCGGCAGCAGTTCATCGCCGAGGGGCCGGACGGTGAGTGGGACGGTTCGGTGACCGTGATGGTGGAGGCGGCCGGGACGGAGGACTTCCTCGGGCAGGTCGTGGAGCGCGACCAGGGGCATCTGGTGGGCGTCTTCGTGCGGCCGGAGCAGCGTGGCAGCGGTTTGGCGGGGGCGTTGTTCGATGCCGCGCTGGACTGGTCGTGGGGGCTTGGGCTGCACCGCGTGCGGTTGTTCGTGCACGAGGACAACGGGCGGGCGGAGGCGTTCTACCGGAAGGCCGGGTTCGTGCCCACCGGTGTGACCGGTCCTGTGCCCGGTGACACCGGCCACCGCGAGCGCGAGTTCGTCATGCGGCGGTCGGCAAGTGGCGCCTACACCGGGAGCTGA
- a CDS encoding ATP-binding protein — protein sequence MRDPLSILTEAFTSFLFGKVETTRLPVRTSTGQAQAVYLPTAAPGLGDSGVIIGREVYSGKGYIYDPFQLYGQQLPAPHWLVLGESGNGKSALEKTYVLRQLRFRDRQVVVLDAQGEDGVGEWNLIAEELGITPIRLDPTAALNHGIRLNPLDPSITTTGQLALLRTIIEVAMGHGLDERSGFALKVAHAYVNETIVERQPVLTDIVEQLRHPEPESAEAMNVDLDDVRAWGLDVALVLDRLVDGDLRGMFDGPTTVGIDLDAPLIVFDLSHIDRNSIAMPILMAIVGVWLEHTWIRPDRKKRIFLVEEAWHIINSPFVAQLFQRLLKFGRRLGLSFVAVVHHLSDVVDGAAAKEAAAILKMASTRTIYAQKADEARATGRVLGLPRWAVEIIPTLTPGIAVWDVNGNVQVVKHLITETERPLVFTDRAMTESSFDHPEDDALRAAELEAEERAAAFMEHHLGELSGLDGSSESTVA from the coding sequence ATGCGGGACCCGCTGTCCATCCTCACCGAAGCCTTCACGTCCTTCCTCTTCGGGAAGGTCGAGACCACCCGGCTCCCGGTCCGCACCTCCACGGGCCAGGCCCAGGCCGTCTATCTGCCCACCGCCGCCCCCGGCCTCGGCGACTCCGGTGTGATCATCGGCCGTGAGGTGTACTCCGGGAAGGGCTACATCTACGACCCCTTCCAGCTCTACGGCCAGCAGCTCCCCGCCCCCCACTGGCTGGTCCTGGGGGAGTCCGGCAACGGCAAGTCGGCCCTGGAGAAGACGTACGTCCTGCGCCAGCTGCGCTTCCGCGACCGCCAGGTCGTCGTCCTGGACGCCCAGGGCGAGGACGGCGTCGGCGAATGGAACCTCATCGCCGAGGAGCTCGGCATAACGCCGATCCGCCTGGACCCGACGGCGGCCCTGAACCACGGCATCCGGCTCAACCCGCTGGACCCGTCCATCACCACCACCGGCCAGCTCGCCCTGCTGCGCACCATCATCGAGGTCGCGATGGGGCACGGCCTGGACGAGCGCTCCGGCTTCGCCCTCAAGGTCGCACACGCGTACGTCAACGAGACGATCGTCGAGCGTCAGCCGGTCCTCACGGACATCGTGGAGCAGCTCCGCCACCCGGAGCCCGAATCCGCCGAGGCGATGAACGTGGACCTGGACGACGTACGGGCCTGGGGCCTGGACGTCGCCCTGGTCCTGGACCGCCTGGTCGACGGCGACCTGCGCGGCATGTTCGACGGCCCCACCACGGTCGGCATCGACCTCGACGCCCCACTGATCGTCTTCGACCTCTCCCACATCGACCGCAACTCCATCGCCATGCCCATCCTCATGGCGATCGTCGGCGTCTGGCTGGAGCACACCTGGATCCGCCCCGACCGGAAGAAGCGCATCTTCCTGGTCGAGGAGGCCTGGCACATCATCAACAGCCCGTTCGTCGCACAGCTGTTCCAGCGCCTGCTGAAGTTCGGCCGCCGGCTCGGCCTGTCCTTCGTGGCGGTCGTCCACCACCTGTCCGACGTCGTCGACGGCGCGGCGGCCAAGGAGGCCGCGGCCATCCTGAAGATGGCCTCGACCCGCACCATCTACGCCCAGAAGGCCGACGAGGCACGGGCCACCGGCCGCGTCCTGGGCCTGCCCCGCTGGGCGGTGGAGATCATCCCCACGCTCACGCCCGGCATCGCGGTCTGGGACGTCAACGGCAACGTCCAGGTCGTCAAACACCTGATCACCGAGACCGAACGCCCACTCGTCTTCACCGACCGCGCGATGACCGAGTCGTCCTTCGACCACCCCGAGGACGACGCCCTGCGCGCCGCCGAACTGGAGGCGGAGGAGCGGGCTGCAGCCTTCATGGAACACCATCTGGGCGAACTGAGCGGCCTCGACGGCTCCTCGGAGTCGACAGTGGCGTAA
- a CDS encoding SCO6880 family protein produces MTTESHLSHPIAPRRTYLIGRARPNAIIGRNRETGEIALIIAGAFLGMMCGLLVPVLPLRIVLLMGFPLLALAAVYVPYRRRTVYKWFEINRSYKRTVKRNATYRSVAMEAGTRLDGREVEIGPPPGIGRISWLAAPFGPDEIAVLLHADRRTVTAAIEIEGPGVGLRDSEDQEALVDRFGTLLKHVANGDGFVTRLQMLARTLPADPDAHAKDVAVRGDERSPGWLQRSYDELQSMVSTSSEQHRAYLVACMHFTRELAAEANAMARAARSQHGQKLDRDAGLAVVMARELTDICSRLQEADIRVRQPLGQGRLASLIHSMYDPDHPIDHIQAMTKRNAWPAELDAMEPTFLQAKTRESTTREPWCHATAWVKEWPMTPVGVNFLAPLLVHTPDVIRTVAVTMDLEPTEIAIERMLTEKTNDVAEASRAAKMNRTVDPRDMAANNRLDQRGEDLASGAAGVNLVGWITVSSRTPEALARDKRTIRASAGKSYLKLEWCDREHHRAFVNTLPFATGIRR; encoded by the coding sequence TTGACGACCGAGTCCCACCTGTCGCATCCGATCGCGCCCCGCCGGACCTATCTGATCGGCCGCGCCCGGCCGAACGCGATCATCGGACGCAACCGCGAGACGGGCGAGATCGCCCTGATCATCGCGGGCGCGTTCCTCGGCATGATGTGCGGGCTCCTCGTCCCGGTGCTCCCCCTGCGCATCGTGCTCCTGATGGGCTTCCCGCTGCTCGCGCTCGCCGCCGTCTACGTGCCCTACCGGCGCCGCACGGTCTACAAGTGGTTCGAGATCAACCGCAGCTACAAGCGCACGGTCAAGCGGAACGCCACGTACCGCAGCGTCGCCATGGAGGCCGGCACCCGGCTGGACGGCCGCGAGGTCGAGATCGGCCCGCCGCCCGGCATCGGCCGCATCTCCTGGCTCGCCGCCCCCTTCGGCCCCGACGAGATCGCCGTCCTGCTGCACGCCGACCGGCGTACGGTCACCGCCGCCATCGAGATCGAGGGCCCCGGCGTCGGCCTGCGCGACAGCGAGGACCAGGAGGCCCTCGTCGACCGCTTCGGCACCCTCCTCAAGCACGTGGCCAACGGCGACGGCTTCGTCACCCGGCTCCAGATGCTCGCCCGCACCCTGCCCGCCGACCCCGACGCCCACGCCAAGGACGTCGCCGTACGCGGCGACGAGCGCTCCCCGGGCTGGCTGCAGCGCTCGTACGACGAACTGCAGTCCATGGTCTCCACCAGCAGCGAGCAGCACCGCGCCTACCTCGTCGCCTGCATGCACTTCACCCGCGAGCTGGCCGCCGAGGCCAACGCGATGGCGCGCGCCGCCCGCTCCCAGCACGGCCAGAAGCTGGACCGCGACGCCGGGCTCGCCGTCGTCATGGCCCGCGAGCTCACCGACATCTGCTCGCGCCTCCAGGAGGCCGACATCCGGGTCCGTCAGCCGCTCGGCCAGGGCCGGCTCGCCTCCCTGATCCACTCCATGTACGACCCGGACCACCCCATCGACCACATCCAGGCGATGACCAAGCGCAACGCCTGGCCGGCCGAACTGGACGCCATGGAGCCCACGTTCCTCCAGGCCAAGACCCGCGAGTCGACCACCCGCGAGCCCTGGTGCCACGCCACCGCCTGGGTCAAGGAGTGGCCGATGACCCCGGTCGGCGTGAACTTCCTGGCGCCGCTGCTCGTCCACACCCCGGACGTGATCCGCACCGTCGCCGTCACGATGGACCTCGAACCCACCGAGATCGCCATCGAACGCATGCTGACCGAGAAGACGAACGACGTCGCCGAGGCCAGCCGCGCCGCCAAGATGAACCGCACCGTCGACCCGCGCGACATGGCCGCCAACAACCGGCTCGACCAGCGCGGCGAGGACCTCGCCAGCGGTGCGGCCGGCGTCAACCTGGTCGGCTGGATCACCGTCTCCTCACGCACCCCCGAGGCCCTGGCCCGCGACAAGCGCACCATCCGCGCCTCGGCCGGAAAGTCGTACCTGAAGCTGGAGTGGTGCGACCGCGAGCACCATCGCGCCTTCGTGAACACTCTTCCGTTCGCCACCGGCATCCGAAGGTAG
- a CDS encoding MFS transporter → MGAAMRRIHAGNALSAFGLGFTVPYLYVYVAQVRGLGAMTAGAVLAVFAVAALVVLPFAGRAIVRRGPLPVLLAALGAAAVGSLSLGLAGGAVSVLLSSALLGAGQAVMQPALATMIVDCSPTETRSRAFAMQFFLQNLGLGVGGLIGGHLVDTSRPASFTLLFAIEAAMFLLLVVVMATVRVPRAPRVAEAVAGRAASGWKQIMGNRAMVQLCVLGFVLFFACYGQFDSGLSAYGVEAAGVSPSTLGTALAANTAVIVVAQFAVLRIVERRRRSRVIAVVGLIWAFAWVLAGYAGLGHAGHAMATAAFVSTYALFGLGEAMLSPTVAPLVADLAPEGMAGQYNSVFALVKQLAMAVGPAVGGPMGASLFAPYIGTFLVFSLGITFLAIRLGRQLTPGQNQPSAARSRVVAQGGASAEPAVAQA, encoded by the coding sequence ATGGGCGCAGCGATGCGCCGGATCCACGCGGGCAACGCACTCAGCGCGTTCGGCCTCGGCTTCACGGTCCCCTATCTGTACGTCTACGTGGCGCAGGTGCGGGGTCTGGGAGCCATGACGGCGGGTGCCGTGCTCGCCGTCTTCGCCGTGGCGGCACTCGTGGTGCTGCCGTTCGCCGGGCGGGCCATCGTCCGGCGCGGTCCGCTGCCGGTGCTGCTCGCCGCCCTGGGGGCCGCCGCGGTCGGCTCGCTCAGTCTGGGTCTCGCGGGTGGCGCGGTGAGCGTGCTGCTCTCGTCGGCCCTGCTCGGTGCGGGCCAGGCCGTGATGCAGCCGGCGCTGGCGACGATGATCGTCGACTGCTCGCCGACCGAGACGCGGTCGCGCGCCTTCGCCATGCAGTTCTTCCTGCAGAACCTGGGGCTCGGTGTCGGCGGGCTCATAGGTGGTCACCTCGTGGACACCTCCCGTCCGGCGTCCTTCACGTTGCTGTTCGCGATCGAGGCGGCGATGTTCCTGCTGCTCGTGGTCGTCATGGCCACCGTCCGTGTGCCGCGGGCACCGCGTGTTGCGGAGGCCGTGGCCGGCCGGGCGGCGAGCGGTTGGAAGCAGATCATGGGCAACCGGGCCATGGTGCAGCTGTGCGTGCTCGGGTTCGTGCTGTTCTTCGCCTGCTACGGGCAGTTCGACTCCGGGCTGAGCGCGTACGGCGTGGAGGCGGCGGGCGTCTCGCCGTCCACGCTGGGGACGGCGCTGGCCGCGAACACCGCGGTGATCGTGGTCGCGCAGTTCGCCGTGCTGCGGATTGTCGAGCGGCGCAGGCGCTCGCGGGTCATCGCCGTCGTGGGACTCATATGGGCCTTCGCCTGGGTCCTGGCGGGGTACGCCGGTCTGGGCCACGCCGGGCACGCGATGGCGACGGCGGCGTTCGTGTCGACCTACGCGCTGTTCGGGCTGGGCGAGGCGATGCTGTCGCCGACCGTGGCGCCGCTGGTGGCCGATCTGGCGCCCGAGGGCATGGCCGGGCAGTACAACTCGGTCTTCGCCCTGGTGAAGCAGCTCGCCATGGCCGTCGGTCCGGCGGTGGGCGGTCCCATGGGGGCGTCGCTGTTCGCGCCGTACATAGGGACGTTCCTGGTGTTCTCGCTGGGCATCACCTTCCTCGCGATACGGCTGGGGCGGCAGCTCACCCCCGGGCAGAACCAGCCCTCGGCTGCGCGCAGCCGGGTGGTGGCGCAGGGCGGGGCGTCCGCCGAGCCGGCGGTGGCGCAGGCCTGA
- a CDS encoding ATP-binding SpoIIE family protein phosphatase: MNFTRWSARLPGTQRRAAARTEHPLATDRRGKGSVPAARAERSTDDRHPGPAVENLPAREVLDQVPALVALVHGPDHRIAYVNGAYTAAFGPRAPGAPAREALPELAELGLLPLLDQVLRSARPRTVKSRKAPDGRSYTFTCTPVTLPATGAAPTAPADAARSASAQAGTTADAATVGAAGAAPAETAPGSAATDAAARGAAPRDDSSREGARGGSGGARPGAPLGGVLVFATDVTDHAEAAERLRASEREQRRTAVTLQRSLLPQELEQPDDLRIAATYQPGGTEAAVGGDWYDVITLGGGRTALVIGDVMGRGVRAAAVMGQLRTAVRAYARLDLPPHEVLQLLDGLAAEIDANQIATCVYAIHDPNEGRLVYASAGHLPILVRDEFGTVLRTDEPTGPPLGTGGWIHSSGSVPLGPGSTAVLYTDGLVERRDKDLDEGIAALERALAGATGSPQVVCDRLVRSAGVTADHDDDVAVLVLQHPSRTGHDGELFRNAALDLLGGVEAAPRARAFASGVLTSWRFPTDLHDAGVLATSELVANSLKHGTPPMRLRLRRTDRRLIIEVTDGDDHLPRRRRAEPIDEAGRGIAIVATIASNWGSRRTPGGGKAVWCEFALPKGATTAH; this comes from the coding sequence AACCTGCCGGCCCGCGAGGTCCTCGACCAGGTCCCGGCCCTCGTCGCCCTGGTCCACGGCCCCGACCACCGCATCGCCTACGTCAACGGCGCCTACACCGCGGCCTTCGGTCCCCGCGCGCCCGGCGCCCCGGCCCGCGAGGCCCTGCCCGAACTGGCCGAACTGGGCCTGCTCCCCCTCCTCGACCAGGTGCTGCGCAGCGCCCGGCCGCGCACGGTCAAGTCCCGCAAGGCCCCCGACGGCCGCTCCTACACCTTCACCTGCACCCCCGTCACCCTGCCCGCCACGGGCGCGGCGCCCACGGCCCCGGCCGACGCGGCCCGCAGCGCCTCGGCCCAGGCCGGCACGACGGCCGACGCCGCCACGGTCGGCGCGGCCGGCGCGGCCCCCGCCGAGACGGCCCCCGGGAGCGCTGCCACCGACGCCGCGGCCCGCGGCGCCGCACCGCGCGACGATTCGTCACGCGAGGGCGCACGTGGGGGCAGTGGCGGAGCGCGCCCCGGCGCGCCCCTCGGCGGTGTGCTGGTCTTCGCCACCGACGTCACCGACCACGCCGAAGCCGCCGAACGACTCCGCGCCAGCGAACGAGAACAGCGCCGCACCGCCGTCACCCTTCAGCGCTCCCTGCTGCCCCAGGAACTCGAACAGCCGGACGACCTCCGCATCGCCGCCACCTACCAGCCCGGCGGCACCGAGGCCGCCGTCGGCGGTGACTGGTACGACGTCATCACCCTCGGCGGCGGCCGCACCGCCCTGGTCATCGGCGACGTCATGGGCCGCGGCGTCCGCGCGGCGGCCGTCATGGGCCAGCTCCGCACCGCCGTCCGCGCCTACGCCCGCCTCGACCTGCCCCCGCACGAGGTGCTCCAGCTCCTCGACGGCCTCGCCGCGGAGATCGACGCCAACCAGATCGCCACCTGCGTCTACGCCATCCACGACCCCAACGAGGGCCGGCTGGTGTACGCCTCGGCCGGCCACCTGCCCATCCTCGTGCGGGACGAGTTCGGCACGGTGCTGCGCACCGACGAGCCCACCGGCCCACCGCTGGGCACCGGCGGCTGGATCCACAGCTCCGGCTCGGTTCCCCTCGGCCCCGGCTCCACCGCCGTCCTCTACACCGACGGCCTCGTCGAACGGCGCGACAAGGACCTCGACGAAGGCATCGCCGCCCTCGAGCGCGCCCTGGCCGGAGCCACCGGCAGCCCCCAGGTCGTCTGCGACCGCCTGGTCCGCTCCGCCGGCGTCACCGCCGACCACGACGACGACGTCGCCGTCCTCGTCCTCCAGCATCCCAGCCGCACCGGCCACGACGGCGAACTCTTCCGCAACGCCGCCCTCGACCTGCTCGGCGGCGTCGAAGCCGCACCCCGCGCACGCGCCTTCGCCTCCGGTGTCCTGACCAGCTGGCGCTTCCCCACCGACCTGCACGACGCGGGCGTGCTCGCCACCAGCGAACTGGTCGCCAACTCCCTCAAGCACGGCACACCCCCGATGCGGCTTCGGCTGCGCCGCACCGACCGCCGCCTGATCATCGAGGTCACCGACGGCGACGACCACCTCCCGCGCCGCCGTCGGGCCGAACCGATCGACGAGGCCGGCCGGGGCATCGCCATCGTGGCGACCATCGCCTCCAACTGGGGCTCCCGGCGCACCCCCGGCGGCGGCAAGGCGGTGTGGTGCGAGTTCGCCCTGCCGAAGGGCGCGACGACGGCCCACTGA
- a CDS encoding MarR family winged helix-turn-helix transcriptional regulator, with protein MGDTPDIGEPTLEEQIAAYQREFQDLDPQVEKIVSALSRLNRRMNVAYGRQTADLGISNAEWEVLKALVLSGAPYRLGPGDLAKRLGLTPAAMTHRIDRMVGEGLVTRERDESNRVRVIVELTTEGREKWLEAMRLATVFEEDLLQDLTPTERAVLGEVLTRLLRRVEDAQPDAGGRLSDLD; from the coding sequence ATGGGCGACACCCCCGACATCGGCGAGCCGACACTCGAAGAACAGATCGCCGCGTACCAGCGCGAGTTCCAGGACCTCGACCCCCAGGTCGAGAAGATCGTGTCGGCGCTGTCCCGTCTCAACCGCCGTATGAACGTCGCCTACGGTCGCCAGACGGCCGACCTCGGCATCAGCAACGCCGAGTGGGAGGTGCTCAAGGCCCTCGTCCTCTCCGGCGCCCCGTACCGACTGGGCCCCGGCGACCTCGCCAAGCGCCTCGGCCTGACGCCGGCCGCGATGACCCACCGCATCGACCGCATGGTCGGCGAGGGACTGGTCACCCGGGAGCGGGACGAGTCCAACCGGGTCCGCGTCATCGTCGAGCTGACCACAGAGGGCCGCGAGAAGTGGCTCGAGGCGATGCGGCTCGCCACGGTCTTCGAGGAGGACCTGCTCCAGGACCTCACCCCGACGGAGCGCGCGGTCCTCGGCGAGGTCCTGACCCGGCTGCTGCGCAGGGTGGAGGACGCCCAGCCGGACGCCGGCGGACGCCTCAGCGACCTGGACTGA